One part of the Solanum dulcamara chromosome 3, daSolDulc1.2, whole genome shotgun sequence genome encodes these proteins:
- the LOC129881553 gene encoding uncharacterized protein LOC129881553 isoform X1 — protein sequence MHKSFIQNLAKLSSLSVILVLLFYYLVVMVSATGHGAGSHVTNHGIESDDDDMKPDETSLSVSAGKRLEPLHSSTEYRLVTASQELEMELGAGNYNKSKTWLLWSQQQQPFQLCLACKCCMSAAEPSKCTSLPCCFVIDCQLPNKPYGVCAFVPKTCNCTSCATPLL from the exons ATGCACAAATCGTTCATTCAAAATCTTGCAAAACTATCATCACTATCAGTAATTCTTGTTCTCCTCTTCTACTATTTGGTTGTGATGGTTTCTGCTACAG GACATGGTGCAGGCTCTCATGTGACTAATCACGGTATAGAGTCGGATGACGATGATATGAAGCCAGACGAGACATCATTATCAGTGTCCGCGGGGAAACGATTAGAGCCCCTGCATAGCTCTACGGAATACAGACTAGTAACAGCATCTCAGGAGCTGGAAATGGAATTAGGAGCTGGTAATTATAATAAGTCTAAGACGTGGTTGTTGTGGTCGCAACAACAGCAGCCTTTTCAGCTGTGTCTGGCTTGCAAGTGTTGTATGTCCGCGGCAGAGCCCAGCAAATGCACAAGCTTGCCCTGTTGCTTTGTTATAGACTGTCAACTCCCTAATAAGCCTTATGGAGTTTGTGCTTTTGTACCCAAGACATGTAACTGCACCTCTTGTGCTACTCCTTTGCTCTAA
- the LOC129881553 gene encoding uncharacterized protein LOC129881553 isoform X2, whose product MHKSFIQNLAKLSSLSVILVLLFYYLVVMVSATGSHVTNHGIESDDDDMKPDETSLSVSAGKRLEPLHSSTEYRLVTASQELEMELGAGNYNKSKTWLLWSQQQQPFQLCLACKCCMSAAEPSKCTSLPCCFVIDCQLPNKPYGVCAFVPKTCNCTSCATPLL is encoded by the exons ATGCACAAATCGTTCATTCAAAATCTTGCAAAACTATCATCACTATCAGTAATTCTTGTTCTCCTCTTCTACTATTTGGTTGTGATGGTTTCTGCTACAG GCTCTCATGTGACTAATCACGGTATAGAGTCGGATGACGATGATATGAAGCCAGACGAGACATCATTATCAGTGTCCGCGGGGAAACGATTAGAGCCCCTGCATAGCTCTACGGAATACAGACTAGTAACAGCATCTCAGGAGCTGGAAATGGAATTAGGAGCTGGTAATTATAATAAGTCTAAGACGTGGTTGTTGTGGTCGCAACAACAGCAGCCTTTTCAGCTGTGTCTGGCTTGCAAGTGTTGTATGTCCGCGGCAGAGCCCAGCAAATGCACAAGCTTGCCCTGTTGCTTTGTTATAGACTGTCAACTCCCTAATAAGCCTTATGGAGTTTGTGCTTTTGTACCCAAGACATGTAACTGCACCTCTTGTGCTACTCCTTTGCTCTAA